From the Malus domestica chromosome 17, GDT2T_hap1 genome, one window contains:
- the LOC103404515 gene encoding GRAS family protein RAM1-like: MINALSGSMESVKSENSCTSDLKPPSPTESTTMSMSISECKKTTTPPSSELDQQSSLTPLSLNFPTLKFELDDVEVQSPDHSIWDSLFSEQFDTDFMVLSPVPNNMPNSPQNGGSATHQNYNYNYNYAQSMQGQSLSGCSPTRFSPHLGAFSSTHNPKGKGLSPLRRVFNSPVNQYMQPADQNMQSLPVSIEDFLDDYQRDGFIVAYPTTTSSKMSGSSSQSYNHHDHLPASSTVPSATLDCMPIHNSSRFSRSESEASLVTAGNSQLTQESSRGSGYQQMGGAPLSQQLQQERMQEKQQQPLMQPHKHHQHQHQQQQNLHYNMMPPMAHEQEQDSGLQLVHLLLACAEAVAKEDYMLARRYLHHLNRVVTPLGDSMQRVASCFTEALSARLAATLTTTPSSSASKPFSPFPPNSFEILKIYQIVYQACPYIKFAHFTANQAIFEAFESEERVHVIDLDILQGYQWPAFMQALAARPGGAPFLRITGVGPCIEGVKETGRCLTELALSLHVPFEFHAVGEQLEDLKPHMFNRRIGEALAVNTVNRLHRVSVNCLGNLLAMIRDQAPNIVTLVEQEASHNGPYFLGRFLEALHYYSAIFDSLDATFPPDSAQRAKVEQYIFAPEIRNIVACEGVERTERHERLEKWRKVMESKGFKSVPLSANAVTQSKILLGLYSCDGYRMTEDKGCLLLGWQDRSIMAASAWRC; encoded by the exons ATGATCAATGCTCTTTCTGGGAGCATGGAGTCTGTCAAGAGTGAGAACTCATGCACCTCCGACCTCAAACCGCCGTCTCCGACGGAATCCACGACGATGTCTATGTCCATCTCAGAATGTAAGAAAACCACCACTCCTCCATCCTCAGAGCTGGATCAGCAAAGCAGCTTAACTCCGCTGAGCCTTAACTTTCCGACGCTCAAGTTCGAGCTAGACGATGTTGAAGTCCAATCTCCCGACCATTCCATCTGGGATTCTTTGTTCTCCGAACAATTCGATACAGATTTCATGGTCTTATCGCCCGTCCCAAACAACATGCCGAACTCGCCCCAAAACGGTGGTTCAGCAACTCATCagaattacaattacaattacaattacgcTCAGTCCATGCAAGGGCAGAGCCTCTCGGGTTGCTCTCCCACTAGATTTTCGCCGCATCTCGGAGCGTTCAGCAGCACGCACAACCCTAAGGGCAAGGGACTCAGCCCGCTCCGTAGGGTTTTCAACTCTCCTGTCAACCAATACATGCAGCCCGCTGATCAGAACATGCAGTCACTCCCTGTTTCCATCGAAGACTTCTTGGACGATTATCAACGTGACGGATTCATAGTCGCCTACCCGACAACAACATCGTCCAAGATGTCAGGAAGCTCGTCGCAGTCTTACAATCATCACGATCATTTGCCAGCATCATCGACAGTTCCATCCGCCACGTTGGACTGCATGCCGATACATAACTCTTCGAGGTTTAGCAGATCGGAGAGCGAAGCGTCGTTGGTTACCGCTGGTAATTCTCAGCTGACCCAAGAGAGCAGCAGGGGAAGTGGCTATCAGCAGATGGGCGGTGCGCCACTTTCACAACAATTGCAACAAGAACGCATGCAAGAGAAGCAGCAACAGCCGCTGATGCAGCCGCACAAACACCACCAACACCAACACCAACAACAACAGAACCTGCATTACAATATGATGCCGCCTATGGCACATGAGCAG GAACAAGATAGCGGGCTCCAACTGGTTCACCTCCTTCTTGCATGCGCCGAGGCGGTTGCAAAAGAAGACTACATGTTAGCAAGAAGGTACCTTCACCACCTGAACCGAGTGGTGACACCACTCGGCGATTCCATGCAGCGTGTCGCTTCTTGCTTCACAGAAGCTCTAAGCGCACGCTTGGCCGCCACTCTAACCACAACCCCTAGCAGTTCCGCCTCGAAAcccttctctcctttccctccaAACTCCTTTGAAATCCTCAAAATCTACCAAATAGTCTACCAAGCCTGCCCCTACATCAAATTCGCACACTTCACCGCCAACCAAGCCATCTTCGAGGCGTTCGAGTCCGAAGAACGTGTACACGTCATCGACCTAGATATTCTTCAAGGATATCAGTGGCCAGCTTTCATGCAGGCCTTGGCTGCCCGCCCAGGCGGGGCTCCCTTTCTACGAATAACCGGGGTGGGCCCCTGCATAGAGGGAGTGAAAGAGACAGGCCGGTGTTTGACCGAATTAGCCCTCTCTCTTCACGTCCCATTTGAGTTCCATGCAGTTGGGGAGCAACTTGAAGATCTCAAGCCACACATGTTTAACCGGAGGATTGGCGAAGCGCTGGCTGTGAACACCGTTAACCGACTCCACCGAGTTTCGGTCAATTGCCTAGGGAACTTGCTAGCCATGATCCGTGACCAAGCACCCAACATTGTGACATTGGTGGAACAAGAAGCAAGTCATAACGGGCCCTACTTTTTGGGTAGGTTTCTCGAGGCTTTACATTACTACTCGGCGATTTTTGACTCGTTGGACGCGACATTCCCACCGGACTCTGCACAGAGGGCGAAGGTGGAGCAGTACATATTTGCGCCGGAGATACGCAACATCGTGGCTTGTGAAGGGGTGGAGCGGACGGAGAGGCACGAGAGGttggagaagtggaggaaggtGATGGAGAGTAAAGGGTTCAAGAGCGTGCCGCTGAGCGCGAACGCGGTGACTCAGTCGAAGATATTGCTAGGGTTGTATTCTTGCGACGGGTATAGGATGACGGAAGACAAAGGTTGCTTGCTCTTGGGGTGGCAAGACAGGTCTATTATGGCTGCTTCTGCATGGAGATGCTGA
- the LOC103404150 gene encoding membrane-anchored ubiquitin-fold protein 4-like translates to MPEEDLVELKFRLYDGSDIGPFRYSPASTVAMLKERIVAEWPKDKKIAPKGANDIKLINAGKILENNKTVAQCRAPFGELPSGIITMHVVVRPAIAKPKTEKKVDEVPRKNMCSCSIL, encoded by the exons CTCAAGTTCCGTCTGTATGATGGATCGGATATCGGCCCGTTCCGCTACTCGCCTGCGTCCACCGTGGCAATGCTCAAGGAGAGAATCGTGGCCGAGTGGCCAAAAG ATAAAAAGATTGCACCAAAAGGAGCAAACGACATAAAATTGATAAATGCTGGGAAGATTTTGGAAAACAACAAGACTGTTGCCCAGTGTAGAGCACCATTTGGAGAGCTTCCAAGCGGGATTATCACCATGCATGTTGTTGTTCGGCCTGCTATAGCAAAACCAAAAACAG AGAAGAAGGTTGATGAGGTCCCAAGGAAAAACATGTGTTCATGTTCAATATTGTAA
- the LOC103404151 gene encoding uncharacterized protein, translating to MNPVVLVAISSFFFLQSVVFLGGVEAATKVTKKAVAKGNSQIIVMGLVYCDICYNNTFSKHSYFLPGAEVKIDCIFQAVSPRTSEHISFSVNRTTNRYGVYKLEIPSVEGIKCAEDSAIVSSCQASLMWSSSSACNVPGYKSTSNEIAVKSKQANLCIYSLNALNFRPSKRDVKLCGKKK from the exons ATGAATCCAGTAGTTCTCGTGGCCAtttcatctttcttcttcctccagtcAGTAGTGTTTCTGGGAGGAGTTGAAGCAGCAACAAAAGTCACTAAAAAGGCAGTagcaaaaggtaactcccagaTCATTGTAATGGGCCTTGTTTACTGTGACATCTGCTACAACAACACCTTCTCCAAACACAGCTACTTCCTACCAG gtGCTGAAGTAAAAATCGATTGCATCTTCCAAGCGGTTTCGCCAAGAACCTCAGAGCACATATCGTTCTCGGTGAATAGAACTACAAACAGATATGGGGTGTACAAGTTGGAAATCCCATCTGTTGAGGGGATCAAATGTGCAGAGGATTCAGCGATTGTATCTTCCTGCCAGGCAAGCTTGATGTGGAGTTCTTCTTCTGCATGCAATGTTCCTGGTTACAAATCCACATCAAATGAAATAGCAGTCAAATCGAAACAGGCCAATCTCTGCATCTACAGCCTAAACGCTTTGAATTTCAGACCTTCAAAGAGAGATGTTAAATTGTGtgggaagaaaaaataa
- the LOC103404153 gene encoding exocyst complex component EXO70C2-like produces the protein MEKNLPDKDDQPKPDAPPPDSSAAATIPKPNDDPKSTTTTATATTSPDGDNKSAGTKPDDDQKPSNPTAEVQDEQNSIAKLDDPNVNNAETKVYQGKEGDDPDYEIKKFSSMRVNSTRVKDFKAENVEDQNDPLPVLDEDPVPEPEPEPEPEPEPEPEEEPSLDKVSEDLDHCISSLPETEKLENDVVDALKFPIELPKLVGKFLNLVEDEVVAKRDSGDAKVKWCQEPEKDALFLDALDRIGRLSKYLSFLGLKFEGSHGALINHLGSIQHRALLYLEEEFRILLEESRTCTVTDSASGDHKDNKDHKDSEEHSTKGGNNNSGSNKQQDHQDQESSGGALPDQAESGGGGDELQADQFPGYAQEVANNLNKIAKEMISSGYETECCEVYMISRRHLFDETLHKLGLEKHSLDDIQKMHWESLEREIVSWVKAFKECTTVYFSGERKFVEAVFADYPSISSSLFSNLTKGVMIQLLNFAEGIAISKRSAEKLFKTLDMYEALREVIPKMDNLFPADCVNELKHETSNVRTRLGVAAICIFCDLENSIKAETGRNPVPGGAVHPLTRYTMNYLRYACEYKDTLELVFREHSKIERADSTSRPERGEYEAGEGSGNASDDQSPFYLQLMRVMDLLDSNLETKAKLYKDVALSSIFMMNNGRYILQKIKGSAEINSCIGETWYRRRSSDLRQYHKNYQRETWGRLLQCLSHEGLSVNGKVAKPVLKERFKSFNALFDEIHKTQSTWVVSDEQMQSELRVSISAVVIPAYRSFLGRFSQVFDAGRQTEKYVKFQPEDIETYIEELFDGNPNSSIFKKKP, from the coding sequence ATGGAGAAGAACCTTCCGGACAAAGACGATCAGCCCAAACCCGACGCACCGCCACCGGACTCCTCCGCCGCCGCTACAATTCCAAAGCCTAATGACGATCCCAagtccaccaccaccactgctACTGCTACTACAAGTCCTGACGGCGATAATAAGTCCGCTGGCACTAAGCCAGACGATGACCAAAAGCCGTCTAATCCAACGGCTGAGGTTCAGGATGAGCAGAACTCCATTGCAAAGCTTGATGATCCAAATGTAAATAACGCCGAGACCAAAGTTTATCAAGGGAAGGAAGGTGATGACCCGGATTACGAGATAAAAAAGTTCAGCAGTATGAGGGTCAATAGTACCAGAGTGAAGGATTTTAAAGCTGAGAATGTTGAAGATCAGAACGATCCACTTCCGGTACTGGATGAAGATCCAGTTCCCGAACCCGAACCCGAACCCGAACCTGAACCTGAACCTGAACCGGAAGAGGAACCTAGCCTCGACAAGGTCTCGGAGGATCTCGACCACTGCATCTCGTCTCTGCCTGAAACCGAAAAACTTGAAAACGACGTCGTGGACGCCCTCAAGTTTCCGATTGAGCTTCCGAAGCTGGTGGGAAAGTTTTTGAATCTAGTTGAGGACGAGGTGGTGGCGAAACGCGACTCTGGCGACGCTAAGGTGAAATGGTGTCAGGAGCCTGAGAAGGACGCGTTGTTTCTGGATGCTCTTGATCGGATAGGGAGGCTGAGCAAGTACCTCTCTTTCCTCGGATTGAAATTCGAAGGGAGTCACGGCGCGTTGATCAACCACCTCGGAAGCATTCAGCACCGAGCGTTGCTGTATCTGGAAGAAGAATTCAGAATTCTTCTAGAAGAATCTAGAACCTGCACCGTCACTGACTCTGCATCCGGCGACCATAAGGACAATAAAGATCATAAGGACAGCGAAGAGCACAGTACTAAAGGCGGGAATAATAACAGCGGCAGTAATAAGCAACAGGATCATCAAGATCAGGAAAGCAGCGGCGGCGCATTGCCGGATCAGGCGGAGTCGGGAGGCGGCGGAGATGAATTACAGGCCGATCAGTTCCCTGGATATGCTCAAGAGGTAGCGAACAATCTGAACAAGATAGCCAAAGAGATGATATCCAGCGGATACGAAACGGAGTGTTGCGAGGTTTACATGATCTCGAGAAGGCACTTGTTCGATGAGACTCTGCACAAGTTGGGACTAGAGAAGCACAGCCTCGACGACATTCAGAAAATGCACTGGGAATCGCTCGAAAGAGAGATCGTGTCATGGGTGAAGGCCTTCAAGGAATGCACCACCGTATACTTCTCCGGCGAGCGGAAGTTCGTGGAGGCGGTGTTTGCTGACTACCCGTCCATCTCGTCGAGCCTGTTTAGCAATTTGACCAAGGGGGTGATGATACAGCTTCTCAATTTCGCGGAGGGGATTGCGATATCGAAGCGGTCGGCGGAGAAGCTGTTTAAGACGCTGGACATGTACGAGGCGTTGCGGGAGGTGATCCCCAAAATGGACAACTTGTTTCCGGCAGACTGCGTGAACGAGCTGAAGCACGAGACCTCTAATGTCCGGACCCGCCTCGGCGTGGCGGCGATATGCATTTTCTGTGATCTGGAGAACTCAATTAAGGCTGAGACGGGTAGAAACCCGGTTCCGGGAGGGGCGGTCCATCCGCTGACCCGATACACGATGAATTACCTGAGGTACGCGTGCGAGTACAAGGACACGCTCGAATTGGTTTTCAGAGAGCACTCGAAGATCGAACGCGCCGATTCGACGAGTCGGCCCGAACGCGGCGAGTACGAGGCAGGGGAGGGATCCGGGAACGCGAGTGACGACCAATCGCCGTTTTACTTGCAGCTGATGCGCGTGATGGACTTGCTGGACTCGAATCTCGAGACGAAAGCGAAGCTGTACAAGGACGTGGCTCTGAGCTCCATCTTCATGATGAACAACGGGCGATACATCTTGCAGAAAATCAAAGGGTCGGCAGAGATCAACTCGTGTATAGGCGAGACGTGGTACCGTCGGCGGTCGTCGGATCTGAGGCAGTACCACAAGAACTACCAGAGGGAGACGTGGGGCCGGCTGCTGCAGTGCCTGAGCCACGAAGGGCTGAGCGTGAACGGGAAGGTGGCGAAGCCGGTGTTGAAGGAGAGGTTCAAGAGCTTCAACGCCTTGTTCGATGAGATCCACAAGACGCAAAGCACGTGGGTGGTGAGCGACGAGCAGATGCAGTCGGAGTTGAGGGTGTCGATATCAGCGGTGGTGATTCCGGCGTACCGATCATTCTTGGGGCGGTTCTCGCAGGTTTTCGATGCGGGGAGGCAGACGGAGAAGTACGTAAAATTCCAGCCGGAAGATATAGAGACGTACATTGAGGAGCTATTTGATGGAAACCCCAACTCCTCCATATTCAAAAAGAAACCATAA